The following proteins are co-located in the Castanea sativa cultivar Marrone di Chiusa Pesio chromosome 8, ASM4071231v1 genome:
- the LOC142607260 gene encoding structural maintenance of chromosomes protein 3 isoform X2, with translation MYIKQVIIEGFKSYREQVATEPFSPKVNCVVGANGSGKTNFFHAIRFVLSDLFQNLRSEDRHALLHEGAGHQVLSAFVEIVFDNSDNRIPVDKEEVRLRRTIGLKKDEYFLDGKHITKTEVMNLLESAGFSRSNPYYVVQQGKIASLTLMKDAERLDLLKEIGGTRVYEERRRESLKIMQETGNKRKQIIQVVQYLDERLKELDEEKEELRKYQQLDKQRKSLEYTIYDKEVHDARQKLAEVEEARNKYSETSTKMYNSVLDAHEKAKDLEETLKDLTKEVQGLVKEKEALENRRTEAITKHTELELDVKDLQEKIYGNNRAKEDATRQLEILQKEIQDSMDELDKIHPFYENQVIKEKEITKGIMEREKQLSILYQKQGRATQFSSKANRDKWLQREIDDLQKVLSSNLVQEEKLQEEIRRLNAELTEWDAYIESRRTEIATLESHISQSREGFSHHKTERDKLQNERKYLWSKESALSSDINKLRIEVEKAEKSLDHATPGDVRRGLKSVRSICKEYNIRGVYGPVIELLDCDEKFFTAVEVTAGNSLFHVVVENDEISTRIIKQLNSSMGGRVTFIPLNRVRAPHVSYPQSSDVVPLLKRLKFSPNYHAAFAQVFARTVICRDLDVATRVARTDGLDCITLEGDQVSKKGGMTGGFYDYRRSKLKFMNIVVQNTKSINMKEKELEEVRNMLQEIDQKITELVSEQQKIDAKRTHDKSELEQLKQDITNANKQKQLISKALEKKEKSLADVRTQIDQLRASMTMKRAEMGTDLIDHLTPEEKELLSRLNPEIADLKEKLIACKTDRIETETRKAELETNLTTNLKRRRQELEAIILSAETETLPGEAELKRQELSDAKLLVVDVTEQLKRVSDRMDDLTKQLRMQKDEKNKLKSLEDEYERTLQDEAKELEQLLSKRNMLLAKQEEYSKKIRELGPLSSDAFEMYKRRSIKELHKMLQRCNEQLQQFSHVNKKALDQYVNFTEQREELQKRQAELDAGDEKIRELISVLDQRKDESIERTFKGVARHFREVFSELVQGGHGHLVMMKKKDGDQGDDDLDDDGPREADLEGRVEKYIGVKVKVSFTGQGETQSMKQLSGGQKTVVALTLIFAIQRCDPAPFYLFDEIDAALDPQYRTAVGNMIRRLADMANTQFITTTFRPELVKVADKIYGVTHKNRVSRVNVVSKEDALEFIEQDQSHN, from the exons G GTTGATAAGGAGGAAGTGCGCTTGCGTCGAACAATTGGTTTgaaaaaagatgagtatttcTTAGATGGAAAGCACATCAC TAAAACAGAAGTTATGAATTTATTGGAAAGTGCTGGGTTCTCTCGCTCAAATCCTTATTATGTTGTGCAGCAAGGAAAA ATAGCATCATTGACATTGATGAAAGATGCTGAGCGACTGGATTTACTGAAAGAAATTGGTGGCACTCGAGTTTATGAGGAGAGACGACGTGAAAGTTTGAAAATTATGCAAGAAACGG gaaataaaagaaagcAAATAATTCAAGTTGTTCAGTACTTGGATGAGAGGTTAAAGGAACTGGATGAAGAGAAAGAGGAACTTAGAAAATATCAGCAGCTTGACAAGCAGCGGAAATCTCTAGAATATACTATTTATGACAAGGAAGTTCATGATGCTCGGCAGAAACTGGCAGAG GTTGAAGAGGCACGAAATAAATATTCTGAAACATCAACGAAGATGTATAATAGTGTGCTGGATGCCCATGAAAAGGCTAAGGACTTGGAGGAGACATTgaaagatctcacaaaagaaGTTCAAGGTTTAGTCAAGGAGAAAGAAGCTTTGGAAAACCGACGAACAGAAGCAATAACAAAGCACACAGAACTGGAGCTTGATGTAAAAGACTTACAAGAGAAGATCTATGGAAATAACCGAGCCAAG GAGGACGCTACAAGACAGCTTGAGATTCTACAGAAAGAAATTCAAGACTCAATGGATGAGCTTGACAAAATACATCCGTTTTATGAGAATCAAGTCATAAAGGAAAAGGAGATAACAAAGGG AATAATGGAGCGTGAAAAGCAGCTTAGCATTCTTTATCAGAAACAAGGTCGTGCTACCCAGTTTTCGAGTAAAGCTAATCGTGACAAATGGCTTCAAAGAGAAATTGATGATCTTCAAAAAGTGCTCTCTTCAAATTTGGTGCAG GAGGAAAAACTTCAGGAAGAAATTCGCCGGCTTAATGCTGAGTTGACAGAGTGGGATGCCTACATTGAGTCTCGCAGAACTGAAATTGCTACGTTAGAATCCCACATCTCCCAGTCACGTGAAGGGTTCAGTCATCATAAAACTGAGAGGGACAAGCTCCAAAATGAGCGGAA GTACTTATGGAGCAAAGAAAGTGCACTTTCTTCTGATATCAATAAGCTGAGAATAGAAGTTGAGAAGGCAGAAAAGAGCCTTGATCATGCAACTCCTGGA GATGTGAGGAGAGGGCTGAAATCTGTTAGGTCCATCTGCAAAGAGTATAACATTCGTGGGGTGTATGGTCCGGTCATTGAGTTGCTTGATTGTGATGAAAAGTTTTTTACCGCTGTTGAAGTTACTGCTGGAAACAG CTTATTTCATGTGGTGGTCGAAAATGATGAAATATCAACCAGGATAATTAAACAACTTAATTCATCGATGGGTGGAAGAGTTACTTTTATACCTCTGAACAGGGTGAGGGCTCCCCATGTGTCTTATCCACAGAGTTCTGATGTGGTACCCCTATTGAAGAGACTAAAGTTTTCTCCCAATTATCATGCAGCATTTGCACAG GTTTTTGCTAGGACAGTGATTTGCAGAGATTTGGATGTGGCCACCAGGGTTGCTCGCACTGATGGTCTGGACTGCATAACTTTGGAAG GTGATCAAGTAAGCAAGAAAGGGGGTATGACCGGTGGGTTTTATGATTACAGGCGCTCGAAATTGAAGTTTATGAATATAGTTGTGCAGAATACAAAATCTATCAACATGAAGGAAAAAGAACTGGAGGAAGTTAGAAATATGCTTCAAG AGATCGACCAGAAGATTACAGAACTTGTTTCTGAGCAGCAGAAAATTGACGCCAAGCGGACTCATGACAAGTCAGAATTAGAACAGCTTAAACAGGACATTACAAATGCTAATAAGCAGAAACAATTGATCTCTAAAGCTCTTGAAAAGAAG GAGAAGTCACTTGCAGATGTACGGACTCAGATTGATCAGCTTAGAGCCAGTATGACAATGAAGCGGGCTGAAATGGGCACAGACCTTATTGATCACTTGACACCAGAGGAAAAAGAGCTTTTATCACGATTGAACCCTGAAATTGCAGATCTTAAAGAGAAGCTTATTGCTTGCAAGACAGATCGTATTGAG ACTGAAACAAGAAAAGCGGAGCTTGAGACCAATCTGACGACTAACCTTAAGAGGCGAAGGCAAGAGTTGGAGGCCATAATATTGTCTGCAGAGACTGAAACTTTGCCTGGTGAAGCTGAATTGAAGAGGCAGGAATTGAGTGATGCTAAATTATTGGTTGTCGATGTCACGGAGCAGCTTAAAA GAGTTTCTGACCGTATGGATGACCTTACAAAGCAACTCAGGATgcaaaaagatgaaaagaatAAGTTAAAG AGTTTGGAGGATGAGTATGAGAGGACACTTCAGGATGAAGCCAAAGAATTAGAGCAGCTATTAAGTAAAAGAAATATGCTTCTTGCTAAACAAGAAGAGTACTCAAAGAAAATCCGGGAATTGGGTCCATTATCATCAGATGCTTTTGAAAT GTATAAACGGAGGAGCATCAAAGAATTGCACAAGATGCTACAGAGGTGCAATGAACAACTTCAACAGTTCAGCCATGTAAACAAGAAAGCACTTGACCAGTACGTAAATTTTACAGAGCAGCGAGAAGAACTCCAGAAAAGGCAAGCTGAACTGGATGCAGGTGATGAG aaaattagAGAACTTATATCTGTTTTAGATCAGCGCAAGGATGAATCAATAGAACGTACTTTTAAAGGTGTTGCTAGGCATTTCCGAGAAGTCTTTTCTGAACTTGTGCAAGGTGGCCATGGCCATTTGGTTATGATGAAGAAAAAG GATGGTGATCAGGGCGATGACGATCTTGATGACGATGGACCTCGTGAAGCAGATTTGGAGGGAAGGGTGGAGAAATACATTGGTGTGAAAGTGAAG GTTTCTTTTACTGGGCAAGGGGAGACACAATCCATGAAGCAGTTGTCTGGGGGTCAGAAAACTGTTGTTGCCCTGACGCTTATTTTTGCCATACAGCGATGTGATCCTGCTCCCTTTTACCTTTTTGATGAGATAGATGCAGCATTGGATCCTCAGTACAGAACTGCTGTTGGAA ATATGATACGTCGCCTGGCAGACATGGCAAATACTCAATTTATAACAACGACGTTTCGGCCAGAGCTTGTGAAAGTTGCTGACAAGATATATGGGGTGACACATAAAAATAGAGTGAGCCGTGTCAATGTTGTCTCTAAAGAAGACGCACTAGAATTTATTGAGCAGGACCAATCTCACAACTAA
- the LOC142607260 gene encoding structural maintenance of chromosomes protein 3 isoform X1 has translation MYIKQVIIEGFKSYREQVATEPFSPKVNCVVGANGSGKTNFFHAIRFVLSDLFQNLRSEDRHALLHEGAGHQVLSAFVEIVFDNSDNRIPVDKEEVRLRRTIGLKKDEYFLDGKHITKTEVMNLLESAGFSRSNPYYVVQQGKIASLTLMKDAERLDLLKEIGGTRVYEERRRESLKIMQETGNKRKQIIQVVQYLDERLKELDEEKEELRKYQQLDKQRKSLEYTIYDKEVHDARQKLAEVEEARNKYSETSTKMYNSVLDAHEKAKDLEETLKDLTKEVQGLVKEKEALENRRTEAITKHTELELDVKDLQEKIYGNNRAKEDATRQLEILQKEIQDSMDELDKIHPFYENQVIKEKEITKGIMEREKQLSILYQKQGRATQFSSKANRDKWLQREIDDLQKVLSSNLVQQEEKLQEEIRRLNAELTEWDAYIESRRTEIATLESHISQSREGFSHHKTERDKLQNERKYLWSKESALSSDINKLRIEVEKAEKSLDHATPGDVRRGLKSVRSICKEYNIRGVYGPVIELLDCDEKFFTAVEVTAGNSLFHVVVENDEISTRIIKQLNSSMGGRVTFIPLNRVRAPHVSYPQSSDVVPLLKRLKFSPNYHAAFAQVFARTVICRDLDVATRVARTDGLDCITLEGDQVSKKGGMTGGFYDYRRSKLKFMNIVVQNTKSINMKEKELEEVRNMLQEIDQKITELVSEQQKIDAKRTHDKSELEQLKQDITNANKQKQLISKALEKKEKSLADVRTQIDQLRASMTMKRAEMGTDLIDHLTPEEKELLSRLNPEIADLKEKLIACKTDRIETETRKAELETNLTTNLKRRRQELEAIILSAETETLPGEAELKRQELSDAKLLVVDVTEQLKRVSDRMDDLTKQLRMQKDEKNKLKSLEDEYERTLQDEAKELEQLLSKRNMLLAKQEEYSKKIRELGPLSSDAFEMYKRRSIKELHKMLQRCNEQLQQFSHVNKKALDQYVNFTEQREELQKRQAELDAGDEKIRELISVLDQRKDESIERTFKGVARHFREVFSELVQGGHGHLVMMKKKDGDQGDDDLDDDGPREADLEGRVEKYIGVKVKVSFTGQGETQSMKQLSGGQKTVVALTLIFAIQRCDPAPFYLFDEIDAALDPQYRTAVGNMIRRLADMANTQFITTTFRPELVKVADKIYGVTHKNRVSRVNVVSKEDALEFIEQDQSHN, from the exons G GTTGATAAGGAGGAAGTGCGCTTGCGTCGAACAATTGGTTTgaaaaaagatgagtatttcTTAGATGGAAAGCACATCAC TAAAACAGAAGTTATGAATTTATTGGAAAGTGCTGGGTTCTCTCGCTCAAATCCTTATTATGTTGTGCAGCAAGGAAAA ATAGCATCATTGACATTGATGAAAGATGCTGAGCGACTGGATTTACTGAAAGAAATTGGTGGCACTCGAGTTTATGAGGAGAGACGACGTGAAAGTTTGAAAATTATGCAAGAAACGG gaaataaaagaaagcAAATAATTCAAGTTGTTCAGTACTTGGATGAGAGGTTAAAGGAACTGGATGAAGAGAAAGAGGAACTTAGAAAATATCAGCAGCTTGACAAGCAGCGGAAATCTCTAGAATATACTATTTATGACAAGGAAGTTCATGATGCTCGGCAGAAACTGGCAGAG GTTGAAGAGGCACGAAATAAATATTCTGAAACATCAACGAAGATGTATAATAGTGTGCTGGATGCCCATGAAAAGGCTAAGGACTTGGAGGAGACATTgaaagatctcacaaaagaaGTTCAAGGTTTAGTCAAGGAGAAAGAAGCTTTGGAAAACCGACGAACAGAAGCAATAACAAAGCACACAGAACTGGAGCTTGATGTAAAAGACTTACAAGAGAAGATCTATGGAAATAACCGAGCCAAG GAGGACGCTACAAGACAGCTTGAGATTCTACAGAAAGAAATTCAAGACTCAATGGATGAGCTTGACAAAATACATCCGTTTTATGAGAATCAAGTCATAAAGGAAAAGGAGATAACAAAGGG AATAATGGAGCGTGAAAAGCAGCTTAGCATTCTTTATCAGAAACAAGGTCGTGCTACCCAGTTTTCGAGTAAAGCTAATCGTGACAAATGGCTTCAAAGAGAAATTGATGATCTTCAAAAAGTGCTCTCTTCAAATTTGGTGCAG CAGGAGGAAAAACTTCAGGAAGAAATTCGCCGGCTTAATGCTGAGTTGACAGAGTGGGATGCCTACATTGAGTCTCGCAGAACTGAAATTGCTACGTTAGAATCCCACATCTCCCAGTCACGTGAAGGGTTCAGTCATCATAAAACTGAGAGGGACAAGCTCCAAAATGAGCGGAA GTACTTATGGAGCAAAGAAAGTGCACTTTCTTCTGATATCAATAAGCTGAGAATAGAAGTTGAGAAGGCAGAAAAGAGCCTTGATCATGCAACTCCTGGA GATGTGAGGAGAGGGCTGAAATCTGTTAGGTCCATCTGCAAAGAGTATAACATTCGTGGGGTGTATGGTCCGGTCATTGAGTTGCTTGATTGTGATGAAAAGTTTTTTACCGCTGTTGAAGTTACTGCTGGAAACAG CTTATTTCATGTGGTGGTCGAAAATGATGAAATATCAACCAGGATAATTAAACAACTTAATTCATCGATGGGTGGAAGAGTTACTTTTATACCTCTGAACAGGGTGAGGGCTCCCCATGTGTCTTATCCACAGAGTTCTGATGTGGTACCCCTATTGAAGAGACTAAAGTTTTCTCCCAATTATCATGCAGCATTTGCACAG GTTTTTGCTAGGACAGTGATTTGCAGAGATTTGGATGTGGCCACCAGGGTTGCTCGCACTGATGGTCTGGACTGCATAACTTTGGAAG GTGATCAAGTAAGCAAGAAAGGGGGTATGACCGGTGGGTTTTATGATTACAGGCGCTCGAAATTGAAGTTTATGAATATAGTTGTGCAGAATACAAAATCTATCAACATGAAGGAAAAAGAACTGGAGGAAGTTAGAAATATGCTTCAAG AGATCGACCAGAAGATTACAGAACTTGTTTCTGAGCAGCAGAAAATTGACGCCAAGCGGACTCATGACAAGTCAGAATTAGAACAGCTTAAACAGGACATTACAAATGCTAATAAGCAGAAACAATTGATCTCTAAAGCTCTTGAAAAGAAG GAGAAGTCACTTGCAGATGTACGGACTCAGATTGATCAGCTTAGAGCCAGTATGACAATGAAGCGGGCTGAAATGGGCACAGACCTTATTGATCACTTGACACCAGAGGAAAAAGAGCTTTTATCACGATTGAACCCTGAAATTGCAGATCTTAAAGAGAAGCTTATTGCTTGCAAGACAGATCGTATTGAG ACTGAAACAAGAAAAGCGGAGCTTGAGACCAATCTGACGACTAACCTTAAGAGGCGAAGGCAAGAGTTGGAGGCCATAATATTGTCTGCAGAGACTGAAACTTTGCCTGGTGAAGCTGAATTGAAGAGGCAGGAATTGAGTGATGCTAAATTATTGGTTGTCGATGTCACGGAGCAGCTTAAAA GAGTTTCTGACCGTATGGATGACCTTACAAAGCAACTCAGGATgcaaaaagatgaaaagaatAAGTTAAAG AGTTTGGAGGATGAGTATGAGAGGACACTTCAGGATGAAGCCAAAGAATTAGAGCAGCTATTAAGTAAAAGAAATATGCTTCTTGCTAAACAAGAAGAGTACTCAAAGAAAATCCGGGAATTGGGTCCATTATCATCAGATGCTTTTGAAAT GTATAAACGGAGGAGCATCAAAGAATTGCACAAGATGCTACAGAGGTGCAATGAACAACTTCAACAGTTCAGCCATGTAAACAAGAAAGCACTTGACCAGTACGTAAATTTTACAGAGCAGCGAGAAGAACTCCAGAAAAGGCAAGCTGAACTGGATGCAGGTGATGAG aaaattagAGAACTTATATCTGTTTTAGATCAGCGCAAGGATGAATCAATAGAACGTACTTTTAAAGGTGTTGCTAGGCATTTCCGAGAAGTCTTTTCTGAACTTGTGCAAGGTGGCCATGGCCATTTGGTTATGATGAAGAAAAAG GATGGTGATCAGGGCGATGACGATCTTGATGACGATGGACCTCGTGAAGCAGATTTGGAGGGAAGGGTGGAGAAATACATTGGTGTGAAAGTGAAG GTTTCTTTTACTGGGCAAGGGGAGACACAATCCATGAAGCAGTTGTCTGGGGGTCAGAAAACTGTTGTTGCCCTGACGCTTATTTTTGCCATACAGCGATGTGATCCTGCTCCCTTTTACCTTTTTGATGAGATAGATGCAGCATTGGATCCTCAGTACAGAACTGCTGTTGGAA ATATGATACGTCGCCTGGCAGACATGGCAAATACTCAATTTATAACAACGACGTTTCGGCCAGAGCTTGTGAAAGTTGCTGACAAGATATATGGGGTGACACATAAAAATAGAGTGAGCCGTGTCAATGTTGTCTCTAAAGAAGACGCACTAGAATTTATTGAGCAGGACCAATCTCACAACTAA
- the LOC142606610 gene encoding uncharacterized protein LOC142606610, with protein sequence MAKRFSIALVGLLFLCCSWTVVVNAEGEYLKYKDPKQPINARIRDLMKRMTLAEKIGQMVQADRSVVSREIMRNYSLGSVLSGGGSEPLPHATPQNWINMVNDFQEGAISSRLGIPMLYGIDAVHGHNNVYKATIFPHNVGLGATRDVHLVKKIGAATALEVRATGINYAFSPCIAVCRDPRWGRCYESFSEDPEIVKKMTDIIIGLQGEIPADSRKSVPYVGGKDKVLACAKHFVGDGGTIRGINENNTVIDWHGLLSIHMPPYLDSVIKGVGTIMTSYSSLNGVKMHANHELVTNFLKGTLKFRGFVISDWQGIDKITYPPGSNYSYSVLAGVQAGIDMVMVPYNFSDFIGNLTDHVNNKRIPMSRIDDAVHRILRVKFMMGLFENPLSDESFIDQLGSQAHRDLAREAVRKSLVLLKNGENADSPLLPLSKNASKILVAGSHANNLGYQCGGWTIAWQGLDGNNLTAGTTILSAITTAVDPSTEVVYSKNPDADYVKSNNFSYAIVVVGEHPYAETLGDSLNLTIAEPGPSTITNVCASVKCVVVVVSGRPLVIEPYMSQIDALVAAWLPGSEGHGVADVLFGDYGFTGKLARTWFKTVDQLPMNVGDAHYDPLFPFGFGLTTKPVKA encoded by the exons ATGGCGAAAAGGTTTTCAATAGCCCTCGTGGGGCTTCTGTTCCTATGTTGCAGTTGGACAGTGGTGGTAAACGCTGAAGGAGAATACTTGAAATACAAGGACCCAAAACAACCCATTAATGCTAGAATAAGAGACCTAATGAAACGGATGACTCTAGCAGAAAAGATTGGCCAGATGGTGCAAGCAGACCGCTCTGTAGTCTCGCGTGAAATTATGAGGAACTACTCATTAGGCAGTGTACTGAGTGGTGGAGGAAGTGAGCCATTGCCTCATGCTACACCACAAAATTGGATTAACATGGTCAATGATTTTCAAGAGGGTGCTATCTCTAGCCGTCTTGGGATTCCTATGCTTTATGGCATTGATGCAGTTCATGGCCACAATAATGTGTACAAGGCCACCATTTTTCCCCATAATGTTGGTCTTGGAGCTACAAG GGATGTTCACCTTGTGAAGAAGATTGGTGCAGCAACTGCACTTGAAGTTAGAGCTACTGGGATCAACTACGCTTTTTCTCCATGCATTGCG GTGTGTAGAGATCCCAGATGGGGTAGATGTTACGAGAGCTTTAGCGAGGATCCCGAAATTGTGAAAAAGATGACAGATATCATAATTGGATTGCAAGGCGAGATTCCAGCTGATTCACGAAAGAGTGTCCCATATGTTGGTGGAAA GGATAAGGTTCTGGCTTGTGCAAAACACTTTGTGGGTGATGGAGGCACCATTAGAGGCATCAATGAGAACAACACTGTAATTGATTGGCACGGATTACTGAGCATTCACATGCCTCCCTACTTGGATTCTGTTATCAAGGGTGTTGGCACAATTATGACTTCCTACTCCAGCTTGAATGGAGTAAAGATGCATGCTAACCATGAACTTGTCACCAATTTTCTCAAGGGCACCCTCAAGTTTAGG GGTTTTGTGATCTCTGATTGGCAGGGTATTGACAAGATTACATATCCACCCGGTTCAAACTACTCATACTCAGTTTTGGCTGGAGTTCAAGCTGGTATTGACATG GTCATGGTTCCCTACAATTTCAGTGATTTCATCGGTAATTTGACTGACCATGTCAATAACAAACGTATCCCTATGAGTCGTATTGATGATGCTGTTCACAGGATTTTAAGAGTCAAGTTTATGATGGGTCTATTTGAGAACCCCTTATCTGATGAGAGTTTTATTGACCAACTTGGAAGCCAG GCACATAGAGATTTAGCACGAGAAGCTGTGAGAAAGTCACTAGTTCTCTTAAAGAATGGAGAAAATGCAGATAGTCCATTGCTACCTCTGTCGAAGAATGCATCAAAGATCCTAGTTGCTGGAAGCCACGCCAACAATTTGGGCTATCAATGTGGTGGTTGGACTATCGCTTGGCAAGGACTTGATGGAAACAACCTCACTGCAG gaACGACGATTTTAAGTGCTATTACAACTGCTGTTGACCCCAGCACAGAAGTTGTCTATAGCAAGAACCCGGATGCTGATTATGTGAAGTCCAACAACTTCTCCTATgccattgttgttgtaggagAGCACCCCTATGCAGAGACACTAGGAGACAGTTTGAACCTGACAATTGCCGAACCAGGTCCAAGCACAATCACAAACGTGTGTGCGAGTGTCAAGTGTGTTGTTGTGGTAGTCTCTGGCAGACCTCTTGTGATTGAACCATACATGTCACAAATTGATGCACTTGTTGCTGCATGGCTACCGGGTTCTGAAGGCCATGGAGTTGCTGATGTTCTTTTTGGTGACTATGGATTCACTGGGAAGCTTGCTCGTACCTGGTTCAAGACAGTAGATCAGCTACCAATGAATGTTGGTGATGCTCATTATGATCCACTATTTCCATTTGGGTTTGGACTTACTACTAAGCCAGTTAAGGCATAG